CACGTCCTCGACCTTGACCGTGCGGCCCTGGGTCTTCTCCAGTGCGACCGTGATGGTCTCGGCGGCCCGGGCGGCGGACGTGCCGCGGGCGCTGCCGGTCAGCAGGGTGTCCTCGGTGCCGGCCGGGTTCACGACCAGCGCGGCGTAGATCTTCTGGTCCTTGATCTGCTGGGCGGCGGTGTCGGCGTCCGGCGCGGTGACGGCCTTGACGGCGTCGTCCGGCACCGAGTCCAGCGCCTGGACCAGCTTGGGGGAGACCTGGGGCGGAGCGACCACCGCGATCGACAGGTTGTGCGGGGTCGGGTGGTGCAGCGCCCCGACGTACGAGGTGATGAAGCCGATCTGGAGCAGCAGCACGGCGATCACCAGCAGCGCCGCGCGCGGCGTGACCGCTCCCTTCAGTTCGGCGACGAAACCCTGCCCCGGGGCGGCCATCCACATCTCCTTGCGTATCGGGTGAATACGGATACAACGGATACTTCGAGAAACCAATACTTCATATCATGAAGTAGTTGCCCTGTCGCATCCCGCCGGGCCCATGCGCCGCTTTCCGGCCGTCCCCGCTGCGGGATACTGGCGCGGTGAGTGCGGAGAGTGACGAAGAAGCCCTGCTGGCGGTGGAGCGCGAGGTCGCGCTGATGTTCCGGCGCGGCCGGGCCAGGGTCGCCGAGCTGTCCCGGCGGGTGCACCCGGAGCTGGAGGGGATGGCGTACAGCATGCTCGGCTACATCGAGCAGGCCGGGCGGGTGCGGGTGACGGACGTCGGCCTGCACTTCGCGGTGGGCAAGGCCACGGTGAGCCGGCAGATCCGGGCGCTGGAGGAGCTGGGCCTGGTGGCTCGGGAGGCGGATCCGCTGGACCGGCGGGCCGCGTTCGTCTCGCTGACCGAGGACGGGCGACGGCGCTACCTGACGGCCAGGGATGTCCGGATGCGGCGGGTGCGCGAGGTCCTGGGCGGCTGGTCGCAGGAGGACGTGGTCCGCTTCGCGGAGCTGCTGCACCGCTTCAACGACGTCATCGGGGAGCCCTCGGCGGAGTGACCGGGGAGGCTGGGGCGGTGTGACGGGCGAGCCCGGCGGGGCCCGTGTGGTGCGGGTTCCGGCCGGGCTTTACTTCGGCTTGAAGAAAGTTGCCTTAGTCAACCATCTGGGCTTATGGTTGCCTAAGGCAACCAAGTGTGAGGATCCGGATGACTGTGACCACCGAGGCCGCGAACGGCGCAGCCGCCGCCGTCGACGACCGACCCATGACCCACCGGCAGGTGATGGAGGCGCTGTCCGGCCTGCTGCTCGGCCTCTTCGTGGCCGTGCTCTCGTCGACGGTCGTCTCCAACGCGCTGCCGCACATCCTCACCGACCTGCACGGCGGCCAGTCCGCCTACACGTGGGTGATCACCGCGACGCTGCTCACCCTCACCGCCTCCACCCCGATCTGGGGCAAGCTCTCCGACCTCGCCAGCAAGAAGCTGCTGCTGCAGATCGCCCTCGCGATCTACATCGCCTCCTCCGCGCTGGCCGGCCTCTCCCAGAACACCGGCGAGCTGATCGCCTGCCGCGCCCTCCAGGGCATCGGCGCAGGCGGTGTCACCGCGCTCGCCCAGATCTGCCTGGCCGCGATGGTCCCGCCGCGCGAGCGTGGCCGGTACAGCGGCTACTTCGGCGCGGTCTTCGCGCTGGCCACCATCGGTGGGCCGCTGATCGGCGGTGTCATCGTGGACACCTCGTGGCTGGGCTGGCGCTGGTGCTTCTACGTCGGCATCCCGTTCGCGCTCGCCGCGATCCTCGTGGTGCAGCGCACCCTCAAACTGCCGGTGGTCAGGCGCACGGTCCGGATCGACTACCTCGGCGCGCTGGCCATCACCGGCGCCGTCAGCCTGCTGATGATCTGGATCACGCTGGCCGGCAAGAACTACGCCTGGCTGTCCTGGCAGACCGCGGCCATGGTCGGCGGCGGCCTGCTGCTCGGCGCGCTCGCCGTGGTGATCGAGCGCCGCGCCGCCGAGCCGATCATCCCGCCGGACCTGTTCAGGTACCGCACCGTCGCCCTGGCCGCGCTGGCCAGCGTGCTGGTCGGCGTCGGGATGTACGGCGCGACCACCTTCCTCAGCCAGTACTTCCAGCTGGCCCGCGCCAAGTCCCCGACCATGGCGGGCCTGATGACCCTGCCGATGATCCTCGGCCTGGCGCTCGCCTCCACCGTCGCCGGCCGGCTGATCACCCGGTACGGCAAGTGGAAGGCCTACCTGGTCTGCGGCACGCTGCTCCTCGCGATCGGCTTCGGCCTGCTCGGCACCGCCCGCGCCGACACCGACTACGGGCTGCTCTCGGTCTACATGGCGATCACCGGCATCGGCCTCGGCCTGACCATGCAGAACCTGGTGCTCGCGGTGCAGAACACCGTGCCCCGGAACGAACTGGGCGCCGCCAGCTCGGTCGTCACGTTCTTCCGCACCATGGGCGGCGCGATGGGCGTCTCCGCGCTGGGCGCGCTGATGACGAACAAGGTCGGCCACTACCTGGCGGAGAACCTGGCCGCCGCGCACATCCCGGCCGGGCGCGCGGTCGCCGGCGGCGGCATCCCGGACCTGCACAAGCTGCCCGCCCAGGTCGTCCCGCTGGTGACGGACGCGTTCGGGCACGGCGTCGGCATGGTCTTCCTGTGCGCCGCGCCGTTCGCACTGCTGGCCTTCGTCACCGTGCTGTTCATCCGGGAGACCGCGCTGAAGACCGACCAGCAGGGCTGACGCGGGGATCGCGGGGACATGCGAACGGGCCGGGAGAGGTGATCCTCTCCCGGCCCGTTCCGTGCTTGCGCGCCGTCACTGTCCGGCGATCAGCACCAGCCCGTAGACGACGGCCGCGGCGCAGACGCCGAAGCAGGCGTACGCGCCGGCCAGTGCCAGCCGGCCGCTGCCGGCGGCCGGGGCCGCCTCGCCCTGGCGGGCGGTCAGCGCGGACTCGCGGCGGGACAGGGCCAGGATGCCGAGCGCGAAGACCGCGACCACGGCGACGGTGATGCCGAAGCTGAAACCGGCGGTCTGGGCCAGGGCGTTCCACTTGATGTGCATGGTGTGTGCTCCTCAGCCGTCGGCGCTCAGGCCGCGACCGTGGTCGAGGCGGGGGTGGGGGTGGCGGCCGGGCCCAGGTCGACGGGGATGGTCGCCTCCACCGCGGTGACGTCGTTGACGTTGTCCGCGTCGACGGGCTGGCGGCGGGAGATCATCCACATCGCGCCCGAGCCGGTGACCAGGGCGGCGCCGACCAGCACCACGCCCCAGGTGCCCTGCTGGGCCAGCAGCGCCGCGCCGCCGGAGACCAGGGCCGCGGCCGGCAGGGTCAGGCCCCAGGTGTAGACCATGCGGCGGACCAGGCTCCAGCGCAGCTCCGCCTTCGGGCCGCCGAGGCCGGCGCCCATGATGCCGCCGGAGCAGACCTGCGTGGTGGAGAGGCCGAAGCCCATGTGCGACGAGGTGAGGATGACGGTCGCGGCCGCCGACTCGGAGGCGAAGCCCTGCGGCGCCTGGATGTCCGCCAGGCCCTTGCCCATCGAGCGGATGATCCGCCAGCCGCCCATGTAGGTGCCGAGCGCGATCGCGGCGCCCGCGGAGACGATCACCCAGGTGGGGGGCAGCGCGCCCTTCGGCAGGGCGCCGACCGAGACCAGGGTCAGGGTGATGATGCCCATCGTCTTCTGGGCGTCGTTGGTGCCGTGCGCGAGCGAGATCAGCGAGGACGAGAAGACCTGACCGGTCTTGAAGCCCTTGGTGGTGGCCGCGTCGTTGCCCTTGCGGGTGATCGCGTAGGCCAGCTTGGTGGCGCCCCAGGAGGCCAGGCCGGCGACGAACGGGGAGGCGATCGCCGGGATCAGGATCTTGGTGACCACGGTGTCGAAGTTGACGCCGTGCATGCCGACGCCCACGACGGTGGCGCCGATCAGGCCGCCGTACAGCGCGTGCGAGGAGCTGGACGGCAGACCGCGCAGCCAGGTCAGCAGGTTCCACAGGATCGCGCCGACCAGGGCGGCGAAGATGATCTCGGGGTGGAGGCCCGTCTTCTCGTTGACGATGCCGCCGGAGATGGTGGTGGCGACCTTCACGGACAGGAACGCGCCCGCGAAGTTGAGGACGGCCGCGATGGCGACCGCGACCTTCGGCCGGAGGGCTCCCGTCGCGATGGAGGTGGCCATCGCGTTGGCGGTGTCGTGGAACCCGTTGGTGAAGTCGAAGGCGAGCGCCGTGATGATCACAACGGCCACCAGGAACGAGATGTGTTCCATACCCAAACAATCGTCGTAGTTGTCGCACGGACGTTGGTGTCGTTCGCGACCGTAGGCAGGTTTGGTAAACGGAAGGTGAACTGGGCCGGGAATCGTGGTTCTGACGGTGTCGTGACAGTAGCCGAAAGCTTTCGCAGGAGTGAAGTAGGCCGCACTGAGCTGGGCATTGGCGAGGAACGTCCCGGTTCGGTGCGGTTTGGTGTGACCCGTCTCACAGGCGAGCCCAAGAGATGAACGCAGAATTCATCTTCCGGCGCTGGTGCGCTCTGTTTCCGACGGGTAACCCATGGGAGGATCGCCCAGGATCCGGGGAGCCCGGGACAGGGCAGGGCGGGGAGGACGAACCCATGGGCGGGGCCAGACAGCGCACCGAGACGGCAGACGTACGACCGTGGGTGCGCGCCGCCCTCCGATGCGGAGCCGTCCTCGCGGCCGCCGCGCTGGCGCTCCCGCTCGCCACCCAGGCCGCGTACGCCGCCCCCGACCCCGGCAGGCCGGGTGTCACCGCGCCCACCGCGACCCCCGGCGACGACCCGCTCGCCGCCGCCAAGGCCACCCTCGGTCCGCTCCTCGACCAGCTGCACAACCTGTACCAGAGCGCCGAGGCCGCCACCGAGCAGTACAACGCCGCCGTCGCCAAGGTCGCCGAGCAGCAGGCCGCGCTGACCGACCTCCAGGGCCGGCTGGACCGCCAGCAGAAGCAGGTCGACGCCGGCACCGACGTCGCCTCCCAGCTCGCCGCCGCCCAGTACCGCAACGGCGCCACCTCCGCCTACGCCGAACTGCTGCTCTCCAAGGATCCGTACGAGGCCGTCACCATCGCCGAACTGCTCGCCGCCGCCAGCCGCTCGCAGTCCGAGTTCCTTGACCGGCTCAAGAGCGACCGCGACGCGCTCGCCGGGCTGAAGAAGCAGACCGAGGACGCCCTCAACACCTCCCGGACGCTGGTCGCCCAGCAGGAGGCCGCCAAGGCCAAGGTCGCCACCGACCTCGCCGCCGTCGAGCAGCTGGTCTCCTCGCTCACCGGCGCCCAGCGCGCCGAACTGGAGAAGCTGGAGAAGGCGAAGGCCGACGAGGCCCAGCTCGCCCTCCTCGCCTCCGGTGCCCTCGGCAAGGGCGAGCGCACCCCCTCGCTGGCCGGCCGCGCCGCCGTCTCGTTCGCGCTCGCCCAGCTCAACAAGCCCTACCTGTGGGGTGGCATCGGCCCGGACGCCTACGACTGCTCCGGCCTCACCTCGCAGGCCTGGCTGCACGCCGGGAAGCCGATCCCGCGCACCAGCCAGGAGCAGTGGGCGGAGCTCCAGCACATCCCGCTGAACCAGATCCGCCCCGGCGACCTCGTCATCTACTTCCAGGGCGCCACGCACGTCGCGATGTACATCGGCGGCGGGCTGATCGTCCAGGCTCCCCGGCCGGGTGCCGTGATCAAGGTCTCGCCGATCGGCTCGATGCCGATCCTCGGGGCCGTCCGGCCCGACCCGTCCGGGGCGGCCGACGAGGCCGGCGGCGCCTGGAAGGTGCCCGACCTGCCGACCGGCTGGGACACCGTCACCCCGATCGCCCCGACGCCGGCCGAGCAGCGGCCGCCCGTCCCGGCCAACGGCGCGCCGACCGCCCCCGGCACGCCGGCCCCGACCCCGGGCACACCGTCGACCACGCCGGGGACGCCGTCCGGCACCGGCACGCCGTCGGGCACCGGCACGCCGTCCGGCACGGGCTCGCCCAGCGGGACGGGTTCGCCGAGCGGGACGGGTTCGCCGTCGACCACGCCGTCCGGCACCGGCACGCCGACGCCCGGCGGGACGGGCACCTCGACCGCGACCCAGACGCCCACCGGCACGCCCACCCCGACCGGCACCGGCACCCCGGCCAAGACCGGGACCGTCTCGCCCACCGCGACGGGTACGGGCTCCGCGAGCGCCTCGGCGCCGGGCAGCCCCACGGCGACGCTCCCGCTCATCGGCGGTCTGCTGCCCTGACGCTGTACGCGAAGGCCGCCCGACGTCCGGTGACGTGGGGCGGCCTTCGTGCTGTCCGGGGCGCGGTGCCCGATCAGGAGTGCGCGTGCGCGGGGGCGGCGCCGCTGTCCGGCTCGAAGCGGACGACGATCGCCTTCGACGTGGGCGTGTTGCTGATGTCGGCGGTGGAGTCGAGCGGGACGAGCACGTTCGTCTCGGGGTAGTACGCCGCCGCGCCGCCGCGGGCCACCGGGTAGTGGACCACCTTGAAGTGCGGGGCGCGGCGCTCGGCGCCGTCCTTCCACTCGCTCACCAGGTCGACGTACGCACCCTCGGCCAGGCCCAGTTCGGCGGCGTCGGCCGGGTTGACCAGGACCACCCGGCGGCCGCCCTTGATGCCGCGGTAGCGGTCGTCGAGGCCGTAGATCGTGGTGTTGTACTGGTCGTGCGAGCGCAGCGTCTGGAGCAGCAGGCGGCCCGACGGGACCTCGGGGGCGGTCAGCGGGTTGACGGTGAAGTTCGCCTTGCCGGTCGCGGTGGGGAAGGTGCGGGAGTCGCGCGGGCCGTGCGGGAGGGTGAAGCCGCCGGGGCGGCGCACCTTCTGGTTGTAGTCCTCGAAGCCCGGGACGACCCGGGCGATCCGGTCCCGCAGGGTGTCGTACTCGGCGGCGAAGTCCTCCCACGGCACGCTGTCCTCGGCGCCGAGGGTGGTGCGGGCGAGGCGGCAGATGATCGCGACCTCGGAGAGCAGGCCGGGTGCCGGCGGCAGGCCGCCGCGGGAGGAGTGGACCTGGCCCATCGAGTCCTCGACGCTGACGAACTGGGCGCCGTGGCTGGTGACGTCCCGGTCGGTACGGCCGAGGGTGGGCAGGATCAGCGCCCGCGCGCCGGTGATCACGTGCGAGCGGTTGAGCTTGGTGGAGACGTGCACGCTCAGCCGGCAGCGGCGCATCGCGGCCTCGGTGACGTCGGTGTCCGGGGTGGCCGCGACGAAGTTGCCGCCCATCGCGAAGAACACCTTGACCCTGCCGTCACGCATCGCGCGGATGGTGTCCACCGAGTCGAGGCCGTGCGCGCGCGGCGGTTCGAAGCCGAACTCCTTGCCCAGCGCGTCGAGGAAGGCCTTGCTCGGCCGCTCGAAGATGCCCATCGTCCGGTCGCCCTGGACGTTGCTGTGCCCGCGCACCGGGCAGACCCCGGCGCCGGGGCGGCCGACGTTGCCGCGCAGCAGCAGGAAGTTGACCACCTCGCGGATGGTGGGGACGGCGTGCTTGTGCTGGGTGAGGCCCATCGCCCAGCAGACGATGATCTTCTTGGAGGCCAGCACCAGGCGGCCGAGCTCCTCGATCTGCTCCCACGGCAGGCCGGTCGCGGCGAGGACCGCGTCCCGGTCGGTCTCGCGGACCTGGGCCTCGAACTCCTCGAAGCCGTGGCAGTGCTCGGCGACGAACGCGCGGTCGACGCCGTCCTGCTCCAGGACGATCCGGTTCAGCGCGCGGAAGAGCGCCAGGTCACCGCCGAGGCGGATCTGCAGGAACAGGTCGGTCAGCTTGGTGCCGTGGCCGACCAGGCCGCGGGCGTGCTGCGGGTTCTTGAACCGTTCCAGGCCCGCCTCCGGCAGCGGGTTGACGCTGACGATCGTGGCGCCGGCCCGCTTGGCGCGCTCCAGCGCCGAGAGCATCCGGGGGTGGTTGGTGCCGGGGTTCTGGCCGGCCACGATGATCAGGTCGGCCTGGTAGAGGTCCTTCAGGCTCACGCTGCCCTTGCCGACGCCGAGCGTCTCGGTCAGCGCCGAACCGGACGACTCGTGGCACATGTTGGAGCAGTCCGGCAGGTTGTTGGTGCCGAGCCGGCGGGCGAACAGCTGGTAGGCGAAGGCGGCCTCGTTGCTGGTCCGGCCCGAGGTGTAGAAGGCGGCGCCGTCCGGGGTGTCCAGGGCCCGCAGCTCCTCGGCGATCAGCGCGAAGGCGTCGTCCCAGGAGATCGGCGCGTAGTGGGTGGCGCCCTCGTCGAGCAGCATCGGCTGGGTGAGCCGGCCCTGCTGGCCGAGCCAGTAGCCGGAGCGGTCGGCCAGCTCGGCGACGGGGTGCGCGGCGAAGAAGTCGGCGTGGATCCGGCGCTCGGTGGCCTCCTCGGCGACGGCCTTGGCGCCGTTCTCGCAGAACTCGGCGGTGTGCGTCCGGTCCGGTTCCGGCCAAGCGCAGCCGGGGCAGTCGAAGCCGTTCGGCTGGTTCACCTTGAGCAGGGTGGCCATCGTCCGGCGGGCGCCCATCTGCTCGGCGGCCATCCGCAGGCTGTGCCCGACCGCGGGCAGCCCGGCCGCCGCGTGCTGGGGCGCGGACACCTCGGGGGCGTCCTGCACCGGATCGCTCTGCGGGGCCTGCTTGGCCATGACTGCGCTCCTCGGCTCTGTTCGTCGAACCCGCCGCACCGTCGCGGGGGCTCGCCCCCATCCTTCCACCTGGGGGAAAGGAGGGGGAGGGCCGCCCGTGCACGAGGCGGCGGCAAGGGGCGGCCGGGCACGCCCCGCCCGGAGCCGCGATTGTTCACCCGCCGGCCCGCCCCCGCCGCTATCGTGACCCCGCCGGCGGTGCACGCCGGGCGAACACCGGGCGCACCCGGTGGACTTGGGGGAAGGCATGCGGGCGGGTGACGTACTCGACGGCCGCTACCGGCTGGAGGAGACGCTCGGCCGGGGCGGGTTCGGCGTGGTCTGGCGGGCCACCGACCTGCGGCTCGTCCGGAACGTCGCGGTCAAGGTGCTGCTGGAGGAGCACGCGGCCGACGGGGAGGCGGTCGGCCGGTTCATCCGCGAGGCCCGGACGGCCGGCGGCCTCGCCAGCCCGCACATCGTCACCGTGCACGACTTCGGCCGGGTGCCGACCCCGTCCGGGGAGACCCACTACCTGGTCATGGAGCTGGTCCGGGGCCGCTCGCTCGCCGACCTCCTCAAGGACGGCGTCCCGAGCTCGGAGGACGCCCTGCGGTGGACGCGCCACGTGTGCCGGGCGCTGGACGCCGCGCACCGCTGCGGCGTCGTCCACCGCGATATCAAGCCCGAGAACGTCATGATCGCGGAGGACACCGGCAAGGCCAAGGTGCTGGACTTCGGCATCGCGCGCCTGCTCACCCAGTCCGCCGTGCTCACCTCGACCGGCAACGTGGTCGGCACCGTGCCCTACCTGGCCCCCGAGTGCTGGTCCGGCGCCGGCGCGGACAGCCGGGCCGACCTCTACGCGCTCGGGGTCATGCTGTACGAACTCTGCACCGGCCGGAGGCCGTTCCGCGCCGCGTCGGCCGCCGAGTACATGTACAAGCACCTGGAGGAGACCCCGGCCGGGGTCCGCACCGCCGACCCGGCCCTGGGCGAGCTGATCGCCGAACTGCTCGCCAAGAACCCCGCCGACCGGCCCGCCGACGCCGCCGAGGTGCACCGCCGGCTGCGCGCCGTCCGGCCCGGCGTGCTCGACCACGACGACCCCAGCCCGGAGCAGCTGCGCCGGCGCGCCGACCAGGCCTGGCGGCTCGGCGCGGACGGTGCGCCCGGGCAGGCCGTCGCCGTGCTGCCGGGGATCATCCGCGACCTCGCGCGGATCTGCGGCCCGGCCGACCTCCGAACCCTGCGCACCTGCCACGACCTGGCGATCTGGCTGGCCCGGGACGGCAGCCGGGGCGCCGCCGTGGCATTGCTGCGCGAGCTGGTCCCGGTCCTCGCCGACGCCCCGGACGCCCGTGCCGACGCGCTGCGCGACCTCGACCACTGGCACCGCGAGATCTCCCGCGGGGGCCCGGGCGCCGTGCCAGCCGTCGAGGGCCGTCCGCTAAGCCTCGCGGGTCTGCTCGGCGGCGGCCCGCAGAGCGGCTGAGGCGCCCTCGGCGATCGGGTCGCCGTGCCCGAACACGGCCGTGGTGACGGGCAGTTCGGCCAGCCTGTGGAAGGAGTCGAGGGCCCGGGCCGGGTCGGTGTGGAACACCCCGGGCATGGTCCGCCCGCCGACGTTGGCGACGGTGTCCCCGGTGAACAGCACCCCGGGCCCGGGCAGGTGCAGCGCGATGCTGCCGTCGGTGTGGCCGGGCACGTGGACGACCACCGCACCGCCGCCGAGGTCCAGCACGTCGCCGTCCTCGACCTCGCGGTGCACCGGGCACGGCTCGGCCGGCGGCATCGGCGGCAGGCCGTCCCAGATCTCCTGCTCGAACGGGCTCAGCATCGGCGGCTGCGGCTCCTGCTCGCCGCGGATCACCGGCGCGTCCAGCCGGTGCGCGACCACCTCGGCGTCCCAGCGCCGCGCGAGCTCCGCGGCCGACCCGGTGTGGTCGGGGTGGTGGTGCGTCAGCACGACGTACCGCAGCGCCGCCGGATCCAGCCCGGCCGCCCGGATCCCCTCCTCGATACCGTCCGCCGACCCGGCGATCCCGGTGTCGACCAGCGTCAGCCCGTCCTCGTCCCGCCACAGGTAGGCGGTCCCGAAGTCCAGTGCGATCATGTACAACTCGGTTCGTACCCGCGTGATCTCCATGCCCGGATCCTGCGCCCGCCACCACGCGTCGCACGCCCGTGTTCGCCCTGAGCGTGCCCGTGTTCGCCTCCGGCGAAGGGGAGTCAACCGTGTGGGCCGCCGATTCGGCGGTTCTTCCGACGGGAGGATTTGAGAGGAACTCGCCCATCGGGACTCCCTGGTTCGCCGGTCGGGGCCGTTGATATATCTCGTTGCCGGACTCGGGACCGGTGAGCGGCCGGCCCGGTGAGCTGCGACGAAATGGTGGTGACGGATCGATGAAGCTCCTCCGTGTCGGACCCCCGGGTGCCGAGCGCCCGGTCGTGCTGGGCCGGGACGGCACCGCGTACGACCTGTCCGGGCGGGCCCGGGACATCGACGGGGCCTTCCTGGCCGGACTGGACGCCGCCGAGCTGGCGCGGGACGTGGCCGCGGGCGTGCTGCCGGTGGTGGACCTCGCCGGCGGGGTCAGGGTCGGCTCTCCGGTGGCCCGGCCGGGCAAGGTGGTCGGGATCGGGCTCAACTACCGCGACCACGCGGTCGAGGCCGGGGCCGCGATCCCGGACGAGCCGGTGATCTTCCTCAAGCCGAGCTGCACCGTGGTCGGCCCGTACGACGAGGTGCTGGTGCCGCGCGGCGGCGAGAAGACCGACTACGAGGCCGAGTTGGCGGTCGTGATCGGGCGGACGGCCCGCTACCTGGCCGGGCACGCGGAGGCCGCCGAGGTGATCGCGGGCTACACGATCGCCAACGACGTCACCGAGCGGGCCTTCCAGTTCGAGCGGGGCGGCCAGTGGGACAAGGGCAAGTCGGCGGAGACCTTCACGCCGCTCGGACCCTGGCTGGTCACCGCCGACGAGGTGGCGGACCCGCAGCGGCTGCCGCTGCGGCTCTGGGTCAACGGCGAGCTGCGGCAGGACGGCAACACCGGGCAGATGATCTTCCCGGTGCTCGAACTCGTCCGCTACGCCAGCCAGTTCATGGTGCTGGAGCCCGGTGACGTGGTCATCACCGGCACCCCGGCCGGCGTCACCCTGGGGCGCCCCGGTACGCCGTTCCTCACTTCGGGTGACATCGTCGAGATCGAGATCGACGGTCTCGGCCGCCAGCGCCAGGTGCTCGGCAAGGCGTGAGCGCACGCCACCCGGCCCCGGGCACGGGGGTCGGGAGGCTCACCCCGCCGGCTCAGCGCACCGACAGGACGCCCCGCAGCCGCTCCGCCCGCAGCGCGTCCGGGCCGTCCAGCGCGAGCAGCGCGGCCAGCACCTCCGCCGTCTGCGGATCGTGCAGGGCGGTCGCCGCCGCCATCGCCGTGAACTGGTCCACCAGCCAGTCGCGCAGCTCGGCCACCGCCAGCGTGCGCCCCTCGTCCAGCCAGCTCAGCGACGCGCCCTCGACCACCGCTATCCACGACCGCACCAGCAGGGTCAGCCGCGGGCCCGCCTCCCGGACGCCCAGGTGACGCAGCGTGCGCCGCAGCGCCGCCCGCCGGACGTCGTCGACGATCGCCGAGGTGCGGGCCGTCTCCACCACCGAACCGCCGCGCAGCAGCGCCGAGTAGCCGGCGTCGTGCTCGGCGACGAACGCGAAGTAGCCGTCCAGGACGGCCGCCAGCTGCTCGGACGGCGTCCCGGTGAGCGGGACGGCGAACCGGCTGGTCAGCTCGTCCGCGGCGGTGCGCAGCGCGGCCTCGTAGAGCTGCTGCTTGCCGCCCGCGAAGTAGCGGTAGACCAGCGGCCGGGAGGCCCCGGCGGCCTCGGCGACGTCGTCCAGGCTCACCTCCTCCGGCGGCCGGGCGGCGAACAACTCCAGTGCCACCGCGATGAGTTGCTCGCGCCGCTGCTGCACCGGGAGCCGCCGGTAGCCGGCGCGGCGGGGGCGGAGGTCGGGGTCGGCCGGGGCGTTCGCCGGGACGGCTGCGGTGGGGCGGGCTTCCATGGCGGCCAGCGTAATGGGCGTCGGCCCGATCGGATCCTGTCGGGCGTGGTTCCGCCCGAACGGATGTTTGCGGCGCGCGCAGGGGGCTCAACCGGGTTCGTGCCCACCGGCCGTGCAGGATCAGGGGCTTGCAAAAGGCCCATGCCGCGAAATGATGTCCGAATGGTTGAAGAACTGATCACCTCCGACGGCACCACCCCGCGCCGTATCGCCGACGGGTACGTCCGTGCCCTCGCCGAGCTCGACCCGCTGACCGCGGTCTATCTGGGACTCAACCCCGAGGACGACCGGCTGCCCGACCTCTCGCCGGCCGGCGCGGAGGCGATCGCCGACCTCGCCCGCCGCACGTTGGCGCAACTCGCCGAGGCGGAGCGGGCCGGAGCGGCTGCGGAAGAGGCCGAGCGCCGCTGCGCCCGGCTGCTGCGCGAGCGGCTGACCGCCGAAC
The nucleotide sequence above comes from Streptomyces kaniharaensis. Encoded proteins:
- a CDS encoding MBL fold metallo-hydrolase; protein product: MEITRVRTELYMIALDFGTAYLWRDEDGLTLVDTGIAGSADGIEEGIRAAGLDPAALRYVVLTHHHPDHTGSAAELARRWDAEVVAHRLDAPVIRGEQEPQPPMLSPFEQEIWDGLPPMPPAEPCPVHREVEDGDVLDLGGGAVVVHVPGHTDGSIALHLPGPGVLFTGDTVANVGGRTMPGVFHTDPARALDSFHRLAELPVTTAVFGHGDPIAEGASAALRAAAEQTREA
- a CDS encoding serine/threonine-protein kinase, giving the protein MDLGEGMRAGDVLDGRYRLEETLGRGGFGVVWRATDLRLVRNVAVKVLLEEHAADGEAVGRFIREARTAGGLASPHIVTVHDFGRVPTPSGETHYLVMELVRGRSLADLLKDGVPSSEDALRWTRHVCRALDAAHRCGVVHRDIKPENVMIAEDTGKAKVLDFGIARLLTQSAVLTSTGNVVGTVPYLAPECWSGAGADSRADLYALGVMLYELCTGRRPFRAASAAEYMYKHLEETPAGVRTADPALGELIAELLAKNPADRPADAAEVHRRLRAVRPGVLDHDDPSPEQLRRRADQAWRLGADGAPGQAVAVLPGIIRDLARICGPADLRTLRTCHDLAIWLARDGSRGAAVALLRELVPVLADAPDARADALRDLDHWHREISRGGPGAVPAVEGRPLSLAGLLGGGPQSG
- a CDS encoding TetR/AcrR family transcriptional regulator, with the translated sequence MEARPTAAVPANAPADPDLRPRRAGYRRLPVQQRREQLIAVALELFAARPPEEVSLDDVAEAAGASRPLVYRYFAGGKQQLYEAALRTAADELTSRFAVPLTGTPSEQLAAVLDGYFAFVAEHDAGYSALLRGGSVVETARTSAIVDDVRRAALRRTLRHLGVREAGPRLTLLVRSWIAVVEGASLSWLDEGRTLAVAELRDWLVDQFTAMAAATALHDPQTAEVLAALLALDGPDALRAERLRGVLSVR
- a CDS encoding fumarylacetoacetate hydrolase family protein → MKLLRVGPPGAERPVVLGRDGTAYDLSGRARDIDGAFLAGLDAAELARDVAAGVLPVVDLAGGVRVGSPVARPGKVVGIGLNYRDHAVEAGAAIPDEPVIFLKPSCTVVGPYDEVLVPRGGEKTDYEAELAVVIGRTARYLAGHAEAAEVIAGYTIANDVTERAFQFERGGQWDKGKSAETFTPLGPWLVTADEVADPQRLPLRLWVNGELRQDGNTGQMIFPVLELVRYASQFMVLEPGDVVITGTPAGVTLGRPGTPFLTSGDIVEIEIDGLGRQRQVLGKA